The DNA segment ATCGCCTGGACCACCAGGATGTCGGCGAGCCGGGTCAGCACGGTCTCGCCGCCGGGCCGCAGCGTCTGCGCCTCCCGGGCGATCAGCCGCAGCGTGCTGTCCCGCCAGTCGGCGTCGGCCTCGGCCCAGGCGGCCAGGTGCAGCACCGGCGGCAGCTGGGCGACCAGGCGGTCACCGATGGCGTGATCGAAGCGCAGCACCCCGTACGTCACCTGCGTCCGCTCGCCGCCGCCACCGTGACGCAGCAGCTCGTAGCGGTCGCTGATCGGCTCCACCGGCAGCTCGAACAGTGGCTCGACCGGCACACCGGGCTCGCTGCGGAACCGGTGCGGCGTCCCGTGCGGCAGCAGAGTGAGACTGCCGGCGGTGAGATGCCGATCGTCCTCGCCGTCGATCTCCAGGTGACAGCCGCCGGCCGTGACGATCACGATCGCGAGCTCGCCGGGCAGCTCGGGGACGGCCACACCCCAGGGGGCGGTGAGCTCGGCGTTGCAGTAGAGCGTGCCGGTGAGTCGCAACAGGTGCAGCGCGGCGCC comes from the Actinoplanes sp. OR16 genome and includes:
- a CDS encoding AraC family transcriptional regulator yields the protein MIDPIGAALHLLRLTGTLYCNAELTAPWGVAVPELPGELAIVIVTAGGCHLEIDGEDDRHLTAGSLTLLPHGTPHRFRSEPGVPVEPLFELPVEPISDRYELLRHGGGGERTQVTYGVLRFDHAIGDRLVAQLPPVLHLAAWAEADADWRDSTLRLIAREAQTLRPGGETVLTRLADILVVQAIRAWLATAPEARQGWLAALRDDQIGFALAAVHRRPGADWTVASLAKEAGMSRSAFAARFTDLVGEPAMHYVAQWRMRLAHSHLRESAEPLSAVAHRFGYRSEAAFSRAFRRTFGVPPGAVRDDVNQFRSSLALN